In Flavobacterium gelatinilyticum, a genomic segment contains:
- a CDS encoding formylglycine-generating enzyme family protein: MKKYIFILVFFSMLPAVMKAQEAGMVLIKEGSYVPLYGAVSKNPVVVKSFYLDVYPVTNREFLEFVKKNPSYSKSKIKGIFADKSYLSYWKNDSDFGTADPKSPVTGVSWFAAKKYCECEGKRLATMDEWEYAAMADTKKIDARTKKEFNEYILSWYEKSRTYENQVGKTFKNYWGVYDMHGLVWEWTSDFNSIFLSGESRKDKSTDKNLFCGSGSVNATDLMDYAAFMRYAFRGSLKAQYSTRNLGFRCASTTKPKI, from the coding sequence ATGAAAAAATACATTTTCATTCTTGTCTTTTTCTCTATGCTTCCTGCAGTAATGAAGGCGCAGGAAGCAGGAATGGTTCTCATAAAAGAGGGATCTTATGTCCCTCTTTATGGAGCCGTTTCTAAAAATCCCGTTGTGGTAAAATCATTCTATCTGGATGTTTATCCCGTAACAAACCGTGAATTTTTAGAGTTCGTTAAAAAAAATCCTTCGTATAGTAAATCTAAAATAAAAGGAATATTTGCAGATAAAAGCTATTTGTCTTACTGGAAAAACGATTCTGATTTTGGAACCGCAGATCCTAAATCTCCTGTTACCGGGGTTTCGTGGTTTGCAGCCAAAAAATACTGCGAATGCGAAGGAAAACGTTTAGCCACAATGGATGAATGGGAATATGCAGCGATGGCCGACACTAAAAAAATCGACGCCAGAACCAAAAAAGAATTCAATGAATACATTTTATCCTGGTACGAGAAATCACGAACGTATGAGAATCAGGTTGGAAAAACTTTCAAAAATTACTGGGGAGTATACGACATGCACGGTTTAGTATGGGAATGGACATCTGATTTCAACAGCATTTTTCTTTCCGGAGAATCCAGAAAGGATAAAAGCACTGATAAAAACCTTTTTTGCGGCAGCGGTTCTGTAAATGCAACAGATTTAATGGATTATGCCGCTTTTATGCGATATGCTTTCAGAGGAAGTCTTAAAGCCCAGTATTCGACCCGAAATCTTGGTTTTAGATGCGCCAGTACAACAAAACCCAAAATTTAA
- a CDS encoding SCO family protein gives MKKMTIALLALMISFSGCKKADKQESKPKAEESKEISDLSIYNLPSKWTNQNGKDIELKSLRGNVLVMVMIYTSCKAACPRLVADMRDIESKLDKKTKGNVKLILVSIDPKTDTPEKLKSFAIANQMNKDPWIFLRSSEENTREFAAVLAVNYKQISPIDFSHSNIISVFNPEGELIFQQEGLGVNNEKTITTINEEAAKI, from the coding sequence ATGAAAAAAATGACAATCGCTTTACTGGCTCTTATGATTTCTTTTTCCGGCTGTAAAAAAGCAGATAAACAAGAAAGTAAACCGAAAGCAGAGGAAAGCAAGGAAATTAGTGATTTATCTATTTACAATCTGCCATCGAAATGGACCAATCAGAACGGAAAAGATATTGAATTAAAAAGTCTTAGAGGAAATGTTCTGGTCATGGTGATGATTTACACCAGCTGTAAAGCCGCCTGCCCCAGATTAGTCGCAGATATGCGCGATATTGAATCGAAACTGGATAAAAAAACAAAAGGAAATGTAAAACTTATTCTGGTGAGCATAGATCCGAAAACAGATACACCGGAAAAACTGAAATCTTTTGCCATCGCCAATCAAATGAATAAAGATCCGTGGATTTTCCTTCGTTCATCAGAAGAAAATACCCGTGAATTTGCAGCTGTTTTAGCGGTTAATTATAAGCAGATTTCACCAATAGATTTTTCGCACTCTAATATTATCAGTGTTTTTAATCCAGAAGGAGAGCTGATCTTTCAACAAGAAGGTTTAGGTGTAAATAATGAAAAAACAATAACAACAATAAACGAAGAAGCAGCAAAAATATAA
- the ric gene encoding iron-sulfur cluster repair di-iron protein, with protein sequence MENLKNKTIGSFVAEDFRTAAVFSKYRIDFCCKGNRTVTEVCEKQNIDADTLLQSVYDVLQSENNGNIDFNSWPLDLLADYIEKTHHRYVEEKSQVLLAFLDKLCKVHGGNHPELFKINELFIGCAGELSQHMKKEELVLFPFVKRMVKTKESNGVLSMPSFGTVSNPIAMMMHEHDNEGERFREIAELTDNYTPPADGCTTYRVAFAMLKEFEEDLHKHIHLENNILFPKAVLLEKEFVEVEE encoded by the coding sequence ATGGAAAATTTAAAAAACAAAACAATAGGATCGTTTGTAGCAGAAGATTTTAGAACAGCTGCAGTATTCTCTAAATATAGAATTGATTTTTGCTGCAAAGGAAACAGAACTGTAACCGAAGTGTGCGAAAAACAAAATATTGATGCCGATACATTATTGCAAAGTGTATATGATGTTTTACAATCAGAAAACAACGGAAACATCGATTTTAATTCATGGCCTTTGGATTTACTGGCAGATTATATCGAGAAAACACATCACCGTTATGTAGAAGAAAAATCACAGGTTCTGCTTGCCTTTTTAGACAAACTTTGCAAAGTTCACGGTGGTAATCATCCGGAATTATTTAAAATTAATGAATTGTTTATTGGTTGTGCAGGCGAGTTATCACAGCACATGAAAAAAGAAGAATTGGTTTTATTTCCTTTCGTTAAAAGAATGGTGAAAACTAAAGAATCAAACGGTGTTTTGTCAATGCCATCTTTCGGAACTGTGTCAAATCCAATTGCTATGATGATGCACGAACACGATAATGAAGGAGAGCGTTTTAGAGAAATTGCTGAGTTAACAGATAATTATACACCTCCTGCAGACGGCTGTACAACTTATAGAGTGGCTTTTGCAATGCTTAAAGAATTTGAAGAAGACTTGCACAAACACATTCACCTGGAGAATAATATCTTGTTTCCGAAAGCAGTTCTTCTTGAAAAAGAATTTGTTGAAGTTGAAGAATAA
- a CDS encoding nitric-oxide reductase large subunit, with translation MKREKKLWIIFALVMSISFAVLGYYGYEIYQQAPPVPKEIITDSGKVVFTEAEIKDGQNIWQSIGGQEVGSIWGHGAYVAPDWTADWLHREAVFILDKFAQEDFNKKFDELDEEKQSALKIRLQKDVRVNRYDAASGVLKISENRLAAIQYLSEYYKGLFTNDPKFDKLREEYAIPKNSIKDTAHMQKMNAFFFWATWATVTNRPDGDISYTHNWPADDLVGNTATTELLAWSGVSIILLILSVGILVFYHAKSGEEEEFPLPKEDPLIKQGKTKSMGLVVKYFWIVSLLMVLQMVFGIITAHYGVEGNGLYGIPIDQILPYSVTRTWHTQLAIFWIATAWLATGLYIAPAVSGKDPKFQCFGINFLFIALLIIVLGSMAGQWFGVMQKLNLVQNFWFGHQGYEYVDLGRFWQIFLLVGLFLWLALMIRPLLPVLKKKTEEKNLIILFLVSCSAIAMFYGAGLMWGRQTNLAIAEYWRWWVVHLWVEGFFEVFATVVIAFLFVRLGLLKTKTATLNVLFATIIFMAGGILGTFHHLYFSGTPTAIMALGATFSALEVVPLTLIGFEAYQNYKISKSTQWIADYKWPIYFMISVAFWNFLGAGIFGFIINPPIALYYVQGLNTTPLHGHTALFGVYGMLGIGLVLFVLRSLYRNVNWNTKLLKITFWSLNIGLFLMAILSLLPIGVWQAIESIEHGMWYARSSELMQQPAMITLKWLRAIGDSIFGIGFITMAWFVFELTLKNKK, from the coding sequence ATGAAAAGAGAAAAAAAATTATGGATAATTTTTGCACTTGTAATGAGTATATCATTTGCAGTGCTGGGTTATTACGGATACGAAATATATCAGCAGGCACCGCCTGTTCCAAAAGAAATTATAACAGATTCCGGTAAAGTTGTTTTTACCGAAGCCGAAATTAAAGACGGACAAAATATCTGGCAGAGTATAGGAGGTCAGGAAGTAGGATCTATCTGGGGTCACGGAGCCTATGTAGCGCCGGACTGGACTGCAGACTGGCTGCACAGAGAAGCCGTTTTTATACTGGACAAATTTGCTCAGGAAGATTTTAATAAAAAGTTTGACGAACTGGACGAAGAAAAACAATCGGCTTTAAAAATTCGTCTGCAAAAAGATGTAAGAGTGAATCGCTACGACGCGGCGTCAGGCGTTCTTAAAATATCTGAAAACCGTCTGGCAGCTATTCAATATCTAAGCGAATATTACAAAGGTCTTTTTACAAATGATCCTAAATTTGATAAATTGAGAGAGGAATATGCAATTCCAAAAAACTCAATAAAAGATACAGCTCACATGCAGAAGATGAATGCATTTTTCTTCTGGGCAACCTGGGCAACAGTTACGAATCGTCCTGATGGAGACATTTCATACACGCATAACTGGCCTGCAGATGATTTAGTTGGAAACACAGCCACGACAGAACTTTTAGCATGGTCGGGAGTAAGTATTATATTATTGATTTTGAGTGTCGGGATTTTAGTTTTCTATCATGCAAAATCAGGTGAAGAGGAAGAATTCCCGCTTCCAAAAGAAGATCCGCTTATCAAGCAGGGAAAAACCAAATCGATGGGATTGGTTGTTAAATATTTCTGGATTGTAAGCTTACTTATGGTTTTACAAATGGTTTTCGGAATCATTACAGCGCATTACGGAGTGGAAGGAAATGGTTTGTACGGAATTCCAATTGATCAGATTTTGCCTTATTCAGTAACCCGTACATGGCATACACAATTGGCTATTTTCTGGATCGCAACGGCCTGGCTGGCAACCGGATTGTATATTGCTCCGGCAGTTTCTGGTAAAGACCCTAAATTCCAGTGTTTTGGTATCAACTTCCTGTTCATTGCTTTATTGATTATTGTTTTAGGATCAATGGCCGGACAATGGTTTGGTGTAATGCAAAAATTAAATCTGGTGCAAAATTTCTGGTTTGGACATCAGGGATATGAATATGTTGATTTAGGTCGTTTCTGGCAGATTTTCCTTTTAGTAGGACTGTTTTTATGGCTGGCTTTAATGATTCGCCCTTTACTTCCTGTTTTAAAGAAAAAAACAGAAGAGAAAAACCTGATCATTTTGTTCTTAGTTTCTTGTTCAGCAATTGCGATGTTCTACGGAGCAGGATTAATGTGGGGAAGACAAACCAATCTTGCTATTGCAGAATACTGGAGATGGTGGGTAGTGCACCTTTGGGTAGAAGGATTCTTCGAAGTATTTGCTACAGTAGTAATTGCATTTTTATTTGTTCGATTGGGATTATTGAAAACCAAAACAGCAACCTTAAATGTATTGTTTGCAACTATTATTTTCATGGCGGGAGGTATTTTAGGAACATTCCATCATCTGTATTTCTCAGGAACACCAACTGCGATTATGGCGTTAGGAGCTACTTTCAGTGCCTTAGAAGTGGTACCATTGACATTAATTGGGTTTGAAGCGTATCAAAACTATAAAATCTCAAAATCAACACAGTGGATTGCGGATTATAAATGGCCGATTTATTTTATGATTTCTGTAGCGTTCTGGAATTTCCTTGGAGCAGGAATCTTCGGATTCATCATCAATCCGCCAATTGCGCTTTATTATGTGCAGGGATTAAATACAACACCTTTACACGGACATACTGCTTTATTTGGAGTATACGGAATGTTAGGAATTGGCTTGGTGTTATTTGTATTAAGAAGTTTATACAGAAATGTAAACTGGAATACCAAACTGCTTAAAATTACTTTCTGGTCATTAAATATTGGTTTGTTCCTGATGGCGATTCTTAGTTTACTTCCAATTGGAGTATGGCAGGCAATCGAAAGTATCGAACACGGAATGTGGTATGCACGTTCATCAGAATTAATGCAGCAGCCGGCTATGATTACCTTAAAATGGCTTCGTGCAATTGGGGATTCTATTTTCGGAATCGGGTTTATTACAATGGCGTGGTTCGTATTTGAATTGACTTTAAAAAACAAAAAATAA
- the azu gene encoding azurin — protein MNTKTKISLLILMGFLTITSCGKKEAAPVEETTEVTDTTGEGEAAPAAAATAENVLVIEGNDQMQFSTNELKAVAGKPITLTLKHVGKIPKEAMGHNLVVLQEGTDQAAFALKANDAKAADYIPESEKASIIAHTKLLGGGEEDTIEFTIDKKGSYPFICSFPGHVAMMKGVLIVE, from the coding sequence ATGAATACAAAAACCAAAATTTCGCTATTAATCCTTATGGGATTCTTAACAATAACTTCCTGCGGAAAAAAAGAAGCAGCTCCGGTAGAAGAAACAACAGAAGTAACTGATACAACAGGAGAAGGAGAAGCAGCGCCTGCAGCAGCTGCAACAGCAGAAAATGTACTGGTTATTGAAGGAAATGACCAAATGCAGTTTAGCACAAACGAATTAAAAGCCGTTGCCGGAAAACCTATCACGCTTACTTTGAAACATGTTGGTAAAATTCCAAAAGAAGCTATGGGACACAATTTGGTAGTTTTACAGGAAGGAACAGATCAGGCAGCTTTTGCTTTAAAAGCTAATGATGCTAAAGCAGCAGATTATATTCCGGAATCTGAAAAAGCTTCAATTATCGCTCACACTAAATTATTAGGAGGCGGAGAAGAAGATACAATCGAATTTACAATTGATAAAAAAGGATCTTATCCATTTATTTGCTCTTTCCCTGGCCACGTGGCTATGATGAAAGGTGTATTGATTGTTGAGTAA
- a CDS encoding RrF2 family transcriptional regulator, whose amino-acid sequence MFSKACEYGIRASIFIATKSSKGIRVGIKDVAKEIDSPEPFTAKIMQILTKSGIIHSAKGVGGGFEVSNEALKSIKLIQIVDAIDGDKIYRGCGIGLRECSEDHPCPVHHEFKKIRGLLLEMLTKTTLEQLALGVKSGDFFLKTLNIKD is encoded by the coding sequence ATGTTTTCAAAAGCTTGCGAATACGGAATTAGAGCTTCGATCTTTATTGCAACCAAATCCTCAAAAGGAATCAGGGTTGGAATAAAAGATGTAGCCAAAGAAATTGATTCTCCGGAACCTTTTACGGCCAAGATTATGCAGATTTTGACCAAGAGCGGTATTATTCATTCAGCGAAAGGAGTAGGAGGAGGTTTTGAAGTTTCAAACGAAGCTCTCAAATCCATCAAATTAATTCAGATTGTAGACGCGATCGACGGAGATAAAATTTACAGAGGTTGCGGCATTGGTCTTAGAGAATGTTCTGAAGATCATCCTTGTCCTGTTCATCATGAGTTTAAGAAAATAAGGGGACTACTGCTGGAAATGCTTACCAAAACCACTTTAGAGCAATTGGCTCTGGGTGTAAAATCAGGAGATTTCTTTTTAAAGACACTTAATATTAAAGATTAA
- a CDS encoding NYN domain-containing protein, whose translation MALSNSRDLKLAVLIDADNVPYSNVKGMMEEIAKLGTPTTKRIYADWTKPNATGWKNVLLEHAITPIQQYSYTVGKNSSDSALIIDAMDLLYSGKLDGFCIVSSDSDFTRLAVRLRESGMKVIGIGEKKTPNSFIVACDRFIYIEVLDGATQKKKPKAIADTKKPVEKPAEKALHKVDKQTIELIEATIEDIEDDDGWAFLGDVGNLIVKKKPEFDPRNYGYSKLTPMLKSLTDFLEIDERESDKKGIKHVYVRLRFN comes from the coding sequence ATGGCTTTAAGCAACTCACGAGATTTAAAACTAGCCGTTCTTATCGATGCAGATAATGTACCGTACAGCAATGTAAAAGGCATGATGGAAGAAATTGCGAAGCTGGGAACTCCTACTACCAAAAGGATTTATGCCGACTGGACAAAGCCAAATGCAACTGGATGGAAAAACGTTTTACTGGAACATGCCATTACTCCTATCCAGCAGTATAGTTATACGGTTGGAAAAAATTCTTCTGATTCTGCTCTTATTATTGATGCCATGGATTTACTTTATTCCGGAAAACTGGACGGATTTTGTATTGTTTCCAGCGACAGTGATTTTACACGACTCGCAGTTCGTTTGAGAGAATCGGGCATGAAAGTGATTGGCATTGGAGAAAAGAAAACGCCAAATTCGTTTATTGTAGCCTGCGACCGATTCATTTATATTGAGGTTTTGGACGGTGCCACACAAAAGAAAAAGCCAAAAGCAATCGCTGATACTAAAAAACCGGTTGAAAAACCTGCTGAAAAAGCACTTCATAAAGTTGACAAACAAACTATTGAACTTATCGAGGCCACTATCGAAGATATTGAAGATGATGACGGCTGGGCTTTCCTTGGAGATGTAGGTAATCTGATCGTAAAAAAGAAACCAGAGTTTGACCCCCGAAACTACGGTTACTCTAAACTTACGCCAATGCTGAAATCACTGACTGATTTTCTTGAAATCGACGAAAGGGAATCAGACAAAAAAGGCATTAAACATGTCTATGTCCGACTTAGGTTCAACTAA
- a CDS encoding FMN-binding glutamate synthase family protein, producing the protein MRKKFFIYGFLLFLIVAAIYYYTGRGYLLVFIIPVLLIVGAYNASQKKHAILRNFPVLGYFRYLFEMIAPEIQQYFIERSTDGKPFSRNQRSLVYQRAKNIDSSTPFGTQQNLNTESYEGIKHSIFPAKVNEELPRVLVGGKDCKQPYNASLFNVSAMSFGSLSEHAVRAINLGAKKGNFYQNTGEGGLTDFHLEGGGDITWQIGTGYFGCRDAEGNFSPEKFSEKANLPNVKMIEIKLSQGAKPGHGGVLPAAKNTEQIAKIRGVIPHTMILSPPGHTAFSDSKGLIRFVKQLRELSNGKPIGFKLCIGNTAEFEAICHEMIAEDTYPDFITVDGAEGGTGAAPLEFADGVGMPFEPALIFVNKTLTALNIRDKIRIIGSGKIISGYSILHAIALGADMCNSARGFMFSLGCIQALRCHNNECPTGVATQNKMLMKGLVVTDKSDRVYHFHKNTLHAANELLAAAGKTSFADVDINIFMRGDEFTNLSELYFPDNLTNVTKRN; encoded by the coding sequence ATGAGAAAAAAATTCTTTATCTACGGATTTTTATTGTTTCTAATTGTTGCCGCAATTTATTACTACACCGGAAGAGGTTATCTTCTTGTGTTTATCATTCCTGTTTTACTGATTGTGGGGGCTTATAACGCATCACAAAAAAAACATGCTATTTTAAGAAATTTTCCGGTTTTGGGTTATTTCAGATATTTATTTGAAATGATTGCACCAGAAATTCAGCAGTATTTTATAGAAAGATCGACTGACGGAAAACCTTTCTCCAGAAACCAGCGTTCACTGGTTTATCAAAGAGCCAAAAATATCGATTCAAGCACTCCTTTTGGAACACAGCAAAACCTGAATACCGAAAGCTATGAAGGAATCAAACATTCTATTTTTCCGGCAAAAGTAAATGAAGAATTACCTCGTGTTCTGGTAGGCGGAAAAGACTGTAAGCAGCCATACAATGCTTCTTTGTTTAATGTTTCGGCCATGAGTTTTGGTTCATTGAGCGAACATGCTGTACGTGCTATAAATCTGGGTGCTAAAAAAGGAAATTTCTATCAGAATACAGGCGAAGGTGGTTTAACTGATTTTCATTTAGAAGGCGGAGGCGATATAACCTGGCAGATTGGTACCGGATATTTTGGGTGTCGTGATGCCGAAGGAAATTTTAGTCCTGAAAAATTCTCAGAAAAAGCGAATCTGCCAAATGTAAAAATGATCGAAATCAAACTTTCTCAGGGAGCAAAACCAGGTCACGGAGGTGTGCTTCCGGCAGCGAAAAACACCGAGCAGATTGCCAAAATCAGAGGAGTTATACCTCACACCATGATTCTTTCTCCTCCGGGTCATACCGCTTTTTCGGATTCAAAAGGATTAATTCGTTTTGTAAAACAATTACGAGAGCTGTCAAACGGAAAACCAATTGGTTTTAAATTATGTATTGGAAACACAGCCGAATTTGAAGCGATCTGTCACGAAATGATTGCCGAAGACACGTATCCGGATTTCATTACTGTTGACGGTGCCGAAGGCGGGACCGGTGCCGCACCTCTTGAATTTGCTGATGGTGTGGGAATGCCGTTTGAACCTGCTTTGATTTTTGTAAATAAAACACTAACTGCTTTAAACATTCGTGATAAGATACGCATTATAGGAAGCGGGAAAATTATTTCAGGATATTCTATCTTGCACGCTATTGCTTTAGGAGCCGATATGTGCAACAGCGCACGTGGTTTTATGTTCTCTTTAGGCTGTATTCAGGCTTTAAGATGTCATAATAACGAATGCCCGACAGGAGTTGCTACACAAAATAAAATGCTGATGAAAGGTTTGGTTGTAACCGATAAATCAGATCGTGTCTATCATTTTCATAAAAATACGCTTCATGCAGCAAACGAACTTTTGGCAGCAGCCGGAAAAACATCATTTGCCGATGTCGACATTAATATCTTTATGCGAGGTGATGAATTTACCAATTTATCAGAGTTGTATTTCCCTGATAACTTAACAAACGTTACCAAACGAAATTAA
- a CDS encoding DUF2809 domain-containing protein, translating to MNTSRVLYSILFLSVIFLGILSRKTSLVPLWIGDSLYAIMIFLLFRIFFPHKKASHIILFSLGTCYCIEFLQLYQGAWMIELRKTLFGRYVLGQGFLWSDILAYTTGIFFIFLIEKIILKYHTYETRFRFKQ from the coding sequence TTGAATACATCCAGAGTATTATATTCTATTCTATTTCTGTCGGTTATCTTTCTTGGAATTCTTTCCAGAAAAACATCATTGGTTCCGTTATGGATTGGGGATTCATTGTATGCTATCATGATTTTTCTGTTGTTTCGCATTTTCTTTCCGCACAAAAAAGCATCCCATATAATACTATTTTCTTTAGGAACCTGTTATTGTATAGAGTTTTTACAGCTTTATCAGGGTGCCTGGATGATCGAACTCAGAAAAACACTCTTTGGCAGATATGTTTTAGGTCAGGGCTTTTTATGGTCAGACATACTGGCTTATACAACAGGAATATTTTTTATCTTTTTAATCGAAAAAATCATTTTAAAATACCACACTTATGAAACTCGTTTTCGCTTCAAACAATAA
- a CDS encoding non-canonical purine NTP diphosphatase, which produces MKLVFASNNKNKIKEIQSILNGSIQLLSLEDIGCHEEIPETADTIEGNAVLKANYVTEKYGYDCFADDTGLEVKALNGEPGVYSARYAGEQKNADDNMDKLLEALKNEKNRSAQFKTVIALNLDGEQHLFTGLAKGEITLEKSGTNGFGYDPIFQPEAYSETFAELASEIKNTISHRAKATEQLIDYLNARK; this is translated from the coding sequence ATGAAACTCGTTTTCGCTTCAAACAATAAAAATAAAATCAAAGAAATTCAAAGCATCCTGAACGGATCTATACAATTATTAAGTCTTGAAGATATCGGCTGTCATGAAGAAATTCCGGAAACAGCTGATACAATTGAAGGCAATGCTGTTTTAAAAGCCAATTATGTGACCGAAAAATATGGTTATGATTGTTTTGCCGATGACACAGGATTAGAAGTAAAGGCCTTAAACGGAGAACCTGGCGTTTATTCGGCAAGATATGCCGGAGAACAAAAAAATGCCGATGATAATATGGACAAACTTCTTGAAGCATTAAAAAATGAAAAAAATCGAAGTGCCCAGTTTAAAACTGTTATAGCTTTAAATTTAGATGGTGAACAGCATCTTTTTACAGGTCTTGCAAAAGGTGAGATTACCCTAGAAAAATCGGGTACTAACGGCTTTGGATACGACCCGATATTTCAGCCGGAGGCATATTCTGAAACTTTTGCCGAATTGGCTTCGGAAATCAAAAATACCATCAGCCATCGCGCAAAAGCCACTGAGCAACTTATTGATTATCTGAACGCAAGAAAATAA
- a CDS encoding DEAD/DEAH box helicase, with protein sequence MNKFEQLGLNESLLKAILDLGFENPSEVQEKAIPLLLEKDTDMVALAQTGTGKTAAFGFPLIQKIDADNRNTQALVLSPTRELCLQITNELKNYSKYEKGINVVAVYGGASITEQAREIKRGAQIIVATPGRMQDMINRGLVNIKNIDYCVLDEADEMLNMGFYDDIVSILSDTPDEKSTWLFSATMPQEVARIAKQFMSEPLEITVGAKNSGSSTVSHEFYLVNARDRYEALKRLADANPDIFSVVFCRTKRDTQAIAEKLIEDGYSAAALHGDLSQAQRDGVMKSFRGRQIQMLVATDVAARGIDVDNVTHVVNYQLPDEIETYNHRSGRTGRAGKLGTSIVIVTKSELRKISSIERIIKQKFVEKTIPSGIEICEIQLLHLANKIKDTEVDHEIDNYLPAINNVLEDLSKEELIKKMVSVEFNRFITYYKKNRDISVQSSGERRERGDSEPREFNNNGAVRYFVNIGSRDNFDWMSLKDYLKETLDLGRDDVFKVDVKEGFSFFNTDPEHTDKVMDILNNVQLEGRRINVEISKNDGGGRRDHNNRGGRRNSGDSRREGNFAPRREGSGGFRSDRNSSSREGGFRSDRNSSNSRRDGGFKRNEGGSDRAPRRSESFGDSSRPRRPRRD encoded by the coding sequence ATGAACAAATTTGAACAATTAGGATTGAATGAATCGTTACTGAAGGCGATTTTAGATCTAGGATTTGAAAATCCGTCAGAGGTACAGGAAAAGGCGATTCCCCTATTATTGGAAAAAGACACAGATATGGTTGCGTTGGCTCAAACAGGGACAGGGAAAACGGCAGCTTTCGGTTTTCCGCTAATTCAAAAAATTGATGCCGACAACAGAAATACACAAGCATTAGTTTTATCGCCAACACGCGAACTTTGTTTACAGATTACCAACGAACTTAAAAACTACTCAAAATACGAAAAAGGTATTAATGTGGTAGCAGTTTACGGAGGAGCTAGTATTACAGAGCAGGCAAGAGAAATAAAAAGAGGTGCACAAATCATCGTTGCAACTCCGGGAAGAATGCAGGACATGATTAACAGAGGCTTAGTTAACATTAAAAACATAGATTACTGTGTGCTTGATGAGGCTGACGAGATGTTAAACATGGGATTTTATGATGATATCGTATCTATTTTATCAGATACACCAGACGAAAAAAGCACATGGTTGTTCTCTGCAACAATGCCGCAAGAGGTTGCGAGAATTGCAAAACAATTCATGAGCGAACCTTTAGAGATTACTGTTGGAGCCAAAAACTCAGGTTCTTCTACAGTTTCTCACGAATTCTATTTAGTAAATGCACGTGATCGTTACGAAGCGTTAAAACGTTTAGCCGATGCTAATCCGGACATTTTCTCTGTAGTTTTCTGTCGTACAAAAAGAGATACTCAGGCTATTGCCGAAAAATTAATCGAAGACGGATACAGTGCTGCGGCTCTTCATGGAGATTTATCTCAGGCACAGCGTGACGGTGTAATGAAATCTTTCCGAGGCAGACAAATTCAGATGCTTGTTGCTACTGACGTTGCTGCTCGTGGTATTGACGTTGATAACGTAACTCACGTTGTTAACTATCAATTACCAGACGAGATCGAAACGTACAATCACCGTTCTGGACGTACCGGTAGAGCAGGAAAATTAGGAACTTCTATTGTTATAGTTACAAAGAGTGAGTTACGTAAAATTTCTTCTATCGAAAGAATCATCAAACAAAAGTTTGTTGAAAAAACAATCCCGTCCGGAATTGAAATCTGCGAAATTCAGTTATTACACTTAGCAAACAAAATTAAAGATACTGAGGTTGATCACGAAATCGACAACTATTTACCGGCTATCAACAATGTTCTTGAAGACTTATCTAAAGAAGAGTTGATCAAGAAAATGGTTTCGGTAGAATTTAACCGTTTCATCACGTATTACAAAAAGAACAGAGATATTTCAGTTCAGTCTTCTGGTGAAAGACGCGAAAGAGGTGATTCTGAGCCAAGAGAATTCAACAACAACGGAGCAGTTCGTTATTTTGTAAACATTGGTTCAAGAGACAACTTTGACTGGATGTCATTAAAAGACTACTTAAAAGAAACATTAGACTTAGGCCGTGATGACGTTTTCAAAGTTGATGTAAAAGAAGGTTTCTCTTTCTTCAATACAGATCCTGAGCATACTGATAAAGTTATGGATATTTTAAACAACGTTCAGTTAGAAGGACGTCGTATTAATGTTGAAATTTCTAAAAATGACGGCGGCGGAAGACGCGATCACAACAACCGCGGCGGAAGACGTAATTCAGGCGATTCAAGAAGAGAAGGAAATTTCGCTCCAAGACGCGAAGGTTCAGGAGGTTTTAGAAGCGACAGAAACTCATCTTCAAGAGAAGGAGGTTTCAGAAGTGACAGAAATTCATCAAATTCAAGAAGAGACGGAGGTTTTAAAAGAAACGAAGGAGGTTCAGACAGAGCACCAAGACGTTCTGAAAGCTTTGGCGATTCGTCAAGACCAAGAAGACCAAGAAGAGATTAA